In the Candidatus Methylacidithermus pantelleriae genome, CAAAAGGCTCGCTGGTCGGTGCTCCTTCCCGGTGATACTCCGCAAAGCCGGTCCCTTCTTCTCACCTTCGATGACGGCTACCAGAGTGTGTTTACGCAAGCGTTTCCGATACTGGAACGATACAGGATGCGGGCTATCGTCTTTCTGGTTGCCGGACACCTGGGTAACCGGAACCTTTGGGATGCGCGGCTCGGCTACCCCGAGCGGCGCCTTATGAGCAAAGAGGAAGTGCTTGGCTGGATCGGTGCTGGGCATGCGATTGGGGCTCATACGATCTCCCACCCAGATCTTTGCCAGCTTTCCCGTAAGCAAGCGCGGGAAGAAATTTGCGGTAGTAAAAAAGCCCTCGAGGATCGTTTTGGGGTTCCCGTGCGCTATTTTGCTTACCCCTACGGTCGGTGGAACCCTTGG is a window encoding:
- a CDS encoding polysaccharide deacetylase family protein, with translation MSFPLFYTSLREYQYYAGETPVALMYHHLERCPVTCGPARALFVSPKRFERQLAELQKARWSVLLPGDTPQSRSLLLTFDDGYQSVFTQAFPILERYRMRAIVFLVAGHLGNRNLWDARLGYPERRLMSKEEVLGWIGAGHAIGAHTISHPDLCQLSRKQAREEICGSKKALEDRFGVPVRYFAYPYGRWNPWVVELVAEAGFEGAFTVHPGPYQPASHPLLINRLAARPRPRNVPSYWKGLRAFLGAHLRKNSPGNEPMGGGRHEIPVIR